Proteins found in one Mycobacterium branderi genomic segment:
- a CDS encoding helix-turn-helix domain-containing protein — MSGSGFRGLDALLERHQVDMTSEEVLDQLDSAFATIPGAGAAPLSTDEVRFLRAHAGAGATAVIDNWSGEQERQAHARSAVQELGDALSGSMSIKEAAALLGIDRSRVSRRIIGKGLWAFDINGSRRIPRWQFLGQRLLPGLDVIVPAIPRDVTPAAVEGFMNTPQPDFGDRTPIEHLAAGGDPTLIADFVADLARW, encoded by the coding sequence ATGAGTGGATCGGGTTTCCGGGGGCTGGATGCGCTGCTGGAAAGGCATCAGGTGGATATGACCAGCGAAGAGGTCTTAGACCAGCTGGACTCCGCGTTCGCGACAATCCCCGGTGCCGGGGCAGCGCCTCTCTCCACCGATGAAGTGCGATTTCTTCGCGCCCACGCCGGCGCCGGCGCCACCGCGGTGATCGACAACTGGTCTGGCGAACAGGAACGCCAGGCTCACGCGCGCTCGGCCGTACAGGAGCTCGGTGATGCCCTCTCTGGGTCGATGAGCATCAAGGAGGCCGCCGCCCTGCTGGGGATCGACCGGTCCCGGGTGTCTCGGCGCATCATCGGAAAAGGATTGTGGGCGTTCGACATCAATGGAAGCCGCCGCATACCTCGCTGGCAGTTCCTCGGCCAGCGGCTGCTTCCTGGTCTAGACGTGATCGTGCCTGCGATACCGCGCGACGTAACACCCGCGGCGGTGGAAGGTTTCATGAATACACCGCAGCCAGATTTCGGCGATCGCACACCGATCGAACATCTCGCCGCCGGCGGTGATCCCACGCTGATCGCCGACTTCGTAGCAGATCTCGCCCGCTGGTGA